CCACCGAGAAAATTGTAAAGGCGATTGTGGAGAGGCGGTTGCGCCCGCTTGGACGTCTCAAGCACACAAACGGGATATCATCGATCCTCGTTAACCTCGATGACGTTAGGAAGTTTGTCAGGAACTGAATTCCCGAACGAAGTTCCGCGCGATCTAAATTTAGGTAATTTTATTTTTATGATTGACTACGCAAGAATTTTTTAGGCAATTGGTTGATCGTTTTCGAGAATTGCTTTTCTACCGTTTGATAGAGCCCCAAAATGCAATAGGGTGATTTTATATATATGAATTCTCGGACACCGGTGTCGGGCGCGGAGCATCTGCCGCGCCCGCCCGAACGACCCGATCCGGAGATGTGTTGCGGCCGCGGCTGCTGCCCCTGCATCTTCGACTATTACGACGGTGCCCTCGCCCGCTGGCAGGCGCTGGTGCGCGAGCGCGGGCTGGACCCGACCGAGGTGATGGAACGGCTCGGCTAGAGCCGCGCCACCTCGCTCCGCCGGAAGCAATCGTGGGTGTGGTCGTTGACCAGGCCCGTCGCCTGCATCCACGCATAGACGATCGTCGGGCCGACGAACTTGAAGCCGCGCTTCTTGAGGTCTTTCGAGACGCGCTCGGACAGCGGCGTCGATGCGGGAAAGCTGTGGCCATCGCCCCGCAGCGGCGAGCCATCGACGAAGCCCCAGCAGTAATCGGCGAAATCCTCGCCGGCATCGCGCATCTTCAGATACGCCCGCGCGCCGCCGATCGTCGCCTCGATCTTGGCGCGTGAGCGGATGATACCCGGATCGGCGAGCAGGCGCGCGATCTCCGCTTCACCGAAGCGCGCGACCGTCTCGGGATCGAAGCCGGCGAAGCCCGCCCGGAACGCCTCGCGTTTCTTCAACACGGTGATCCAGGCGAGGCCCGCCTGGAAGCCGTCGAGCATCAGTTTCTCCCACAATGCGCGGCCGTCGCGCTCGGGCACGCCCCATTCCTCGTCATGATAGGCACGCATCAGCGGATCGCTGCCCGCCCAGCCGCAGCGCCGCTCGGTCACCGGCCGCCGCCCCGATAATCGAGCTTGAAAGCGATGATGCTCGATTCGTGGAGCGACACGGGCATGACGATCCTCTCCAAGGGGTTCTGGTGCATCGCCCTGCCCTGTACTTTAGGACAGGGCCGGACACTCGCCGACGCCGATTGACGCTACGGAAAGCGGCGTTTGCGTGTTGTGCACCCTCCAGTTGCTGACAACGCAATCAAAATTGAGCCGTTCGCACTTGCGAAAATCCATGATGCAGCGCACAAAGATCGGGCCTTTCAGGCATCCTCTCCTAAAACTTCAGGCCGTCCTTCGGGGCGGCCTTTTTTTTCATCCGGCGAGTTTCTTCTGGCGGCGACGCTGGACGGACGAGCCCAGCCCCAGCGCCTCGCGATATTTGGCGACCGTGCGCCGCGCGATATCGAAGCCGCGCTCCTTCAGCAGATCGACCAGCGTATCGTCGGAGAGAATGGCGTCGGCCGCCTCGTCGGCGATCAGCCTGGCGATATGGCTCTTCACCGCCTGCGCGGATGCCGCCTCGCCTCCGTCTGCCGACTGGATGGCACTGGTGAAGAAGAATTTCAGCTCGAACAGCCCGCGCGGGCAGGCGAGATATTTGTTGGAAGTGACGCGGCTCACCGTCGATTCGTGCATCCCGATCGCCTCGGCGATGGTGCGGAGCGTCAGCGGGCGGAGATGCTCGACACCCTGCCGGAAGAAGCCCTCCTGCTGCTTCACGATCTCGGTCGCGACCTTGACGATGGTGCGCGCCCGCTGGTCGAGCGCCTTCATCAGCCAGTTGGCGCTCTGCAGGCTGTCGTTGAGCCAGGCCTTGCTGCCCTTGTCCTGCGCGGCGCCGGAAAGCTCGGCATAATAGGACCGGTTGACGATCAGCCGGGGCAGCGTCGCGTTGTTGAGCTCCACCGCCCAGCCCTGCGCGGTCTGCGCGACGAAGATGTCGGGCACCACCGGCTGCGTCTCGGCCGCCGCGAACTGCAGGCCGGGTTTCGGATCGTAGGCGCGAAGCTCGCGGATCATGTCAGCCATGTCCTCGTCATCCACCCCGCAGATGCGCCTGAGGCGAGGCAGGTCGCCACGGGCAAGAATGTCGAGATTGGCGATCAGCTTCTGCATGCAGGGGTCGTAGCGATCGGCCTCCCTCGCCTGCAGCGCGAGACACTCGGCAAGGTCGCGCGCGCCGATGCCGGTGGGATCGAAGGTCTGCACCACTGCCAGCACATGCTCGACCAGCGACAGCGGCGCGCCCAGCCGGTCGGCGATGTCGAGCAGCGGGACGGTCAGGTAACCGGCTTCGTCCAGCGCATCGACGATGTGACCGGCGATCAGCAGCTGGTCGCCGGAAAGGACGGCGCCCGCCTGCGCGGTCAGGTGATCGGCGAGGCTTTCGGCGCCAACCAGCGTCTCCTGAAAGTCCCCGCCCTCACCACCGCCGGTCGACGTGCCCGCCATGCCGAGCGACCCATCCATGCCCTGCGCACCGGCCAGATCGGTCGGCGAATCGTGGTGGAAGGTTTCCTCCGCGTAATCGACATCGAGCGGCGCATCCTCGCCACCGCCGTTGAGGCCGGCGAGCGCGTCGGTCGGCTCAGGCGCTTCGCCGTCGAAGTCGGCTTCCGGCTCGCGCACCTCTTCCGAAGACCCCGCCTCCAGCAACGGGTTCTTCTCCAGTTCCTCGGCGATGAAAGCCTCGATCTCGAGATTGGAAAGCGCCAGCAGCTTGATCGCCTGCTGAAGCTGCGGCGTCATCACCAGCGACTGGGACTGTCGCAGGTCGAGGCGCGGACCCAGCCCCATCGGCGTTAGAGCGCGAAGCCCTCGCCGAGATAGAGGCGGCGCACGTCCGGATTCGCCACCAGCGCGGCGGGCGATCCCTGGAACAGCACCTTGCCGTCGTAGATGATGCAGGCGCGATCGACGATGTCGAGCGTCTCGCGGACGTTATGATCCGTGATCAGCACGCCGATGTCGCGGCGCTTCAGGTCCTTCACGAGATCGCGGATGTCGCTGATCGAGATCGGGTCGATGCCCGCGAACGGCTCGTCGAGCAGCATGATCGAGGGATCGCCCGCCAGCGCGCGGGCAATCTCGCAGCGGCGCCGCTCGCCGCCCGAAAGCGCGGTCGCCTTGGCGTCGCGCAGATGCTCGATGTGGAATTC
The window above is part of the Sphingomonas oryzagri genome. Proteins encoded here:
- the rpoN gene encoding RNA polymerase factor sigma-54, yielding MGLGPRLDLRQSQSLVMTPQLQQAIKLLALSNLEIEAFIAEELEKNPLLEAGSSEEVREPEADFDGEAPEPTDALAGLNGGGEDAPLDVDYAEETFHHDSPTDLAGAQGMDGSLGMAGTSTGGGEGGDFQETLVGAESLADHLTAQAGAVLSGDQLLIAGHIVDALDEAGYLTVPLLDIADRLGAPLSLVEHVLAVVQTFDPTGIGARDLAECLALQAREADRYDPCMQKLIANLDILARGDLPRLRRICGVDDEDMADMIRELRAYDPKPGLQFAAAETQPVVPDIFVAQTAQGWAVELNNATLPRLIVNRSYYAELSGAAQDKGSKAWLNDSLQSANWLMKALDQRARTIVKVATEIVKQQEGFFRQGVEHLRPLTLRTIAEAIGMHESTVSRVTSNKYLACPRGLFELKFFFTSAIQSADGGEAASAQAVKSHIARLIADEAADAILSDDTLVDLLKERGFDIARRTVAKYREALGLGSSVQRRRQKKLAG
- a CDS encoding oxidoreductase-like domain-containing protein; the encoded protein is MNSRTPVSGAEHLPRPPERPDPEMCCGRGCCPCIFDYYDGALARWQALVRERGLDPTEVMERLG
- a CDS encoding DNA-3-methyladenine glycosylase I; this encodes MTERRCGWAGSDPLMRAYHDEEWGVPERDGRALWEKLMLDGFQAGLAWITVLKKREAFRAGFAGFDPETVARFGEAEIARLLADPGIIRSRAKIEATIGGARAYLKMRDAGEDFADYCWGFVDGSPLRGDGHSFPASTPLSERVSKDLKKRGFKFVGPTIVYAWMQATGLVNDHTHDCFRRSEVARL